The following are encoded in a window of Thiohalophilus sp. genomic DNA:
- a CDS encoding CapA family protein, with protein sequence MSASRLLPFWALLPALLLAACSTTPSEPTREIQSEPQPHPQPSRSVLTVAAVGDVMLGTDFPYPRLPPEDGAELLREVAPVLREADIAFGNLEGVLMDGGEPVKTCQNPAACYLFRSPARYAAHLQQAGFTLMSLANNHARDFGEAGREASMQILRRHGIRHTGRRGDVASWTVNGLRVAAIAFAPFIDSHDMLDTARMVALVNALKRRHDIVLVSFHGGAEGEEALHLPFAEEHYYGERRGDVVAFARRAVEAGADLVIGHGPHVPRAMELYRGRLIAYSLGNFATYQGMSVSGRKGLAPLLEARLDSRGRFIEGRIHSFVQQRPQGPVRDAQRRAAGLIARLSQQDFPRASLAFDHRGHLYPLSVPFALKADKTRDDRYNTRF encoded by the coding sequence ATGTCCGCCAGTCGTTTGTTGCCGTTTTGGGCCCTCCTGCCGGCGTTGTTGCTGGCGGCCTGCTCGACAACACCCTCCGAACCGACCCGTGAAATACAGTCCGAACCGCAGCCGCATCCGCAGCCGTCTCGCAGCGTATTGACCGTTGCGGCGGTCGGGGATGTGATGCTGGGCACCGACTTTCCGTACCCCCGATTGCCGCCCGAAGACGGCGCCGAGCTGTTACGCGAGGTCGCACCGGTGCTGCGTGAGGCCGATATTGCCTTTGGCAACCTGGAAGGGGTGCTGATGGACGGCGGCGAGCCGGTGAAAACCTGTCAGAATCCCGCGGCCTGTTACCTGTTTCGCTCCCCCGCGCGCTATGCCGCGCACCTGCAACAAGCCGGTTTTACCCTCATGAGCCTGGCCAACAACCATGCCCGGGATTTCGGCGAGGCGGGCCGCGAGGCGAGTATGCAGATCTTGCGCCGCCACGGCATCCGGCATACCGGTCGCCGGGGGGATGTCGCCAGCTGGACGGTTAACGGACTGCGGGTGGCGGCCATCGCGTTTGCCCCGTTTATCGACTCGCATGACATGCTGGATACGGCGCGCATGGTCGCCCTGGTGAATGCGCTCAAGCGTCGGCACGATATTGTGCTGGTCTCGTTCCACGGCGGCGCCGAGGGGGAGGAGGCCCTGCATCTGCCCTTTGCCGAAGAGCACTATTACGGCGAACGGCGCGGGGATGTGGTCGCCTTTGCGCGTCGGGCGGTGGAGGCCGGCGCCGATCTGGTAATCGGCCACGGTCCCCACGTGCCGCGGGCAATGGAGCTCTACCGCGGCCGGTTGATTGCCTACAGCCTGGGGAATTTCGCCACCTATCAGGGGATGAGCGTGAGCGGCCGCAAGGGTCTGGCGCCGTTACTCGAGGCGCGGCTGGATTCGCGGGGCCGCTTTATCGAGGGGCGGATTCATTCGTTTGTCCAGCAGCGCCCGCAGGGACCGGTCCGGGATGCGCAGCGGCGTGCCGCGGGGCTGATCGCACGCCTGTCGCAGCAGGATTTCCCGCGCGCCTCGCTGGCCTTCGATCACCGGGGCCATCTCTATCCCCTGTCCGTTCCGTTTGCGCTGAAAGCGGACAAAACCCGCGACGATCGGTACAATACCCGGTTTTAA
- the ftsA gene encoding cell division protein FtsA, which translates to MSKKTEKNLIVGLDIGTSKVVAIVGEVTPENDIEIIGLGSHPSRGLKKGVVVNIESTVQSIQRAVEEAELMAGCQIHSVYAGIAGSHIRSLNSHGIVAIRDKEVTQYDVERVIDAARAVAIPADQKVLHIMPQEFIIDDQESIREPIGMSGVRLEAKVHMVTGAVSAAQNIIKCVRRCGLEVDDIILEQLASSHSVLTEDEKELGVCLVDVGGGTTDIAVFTEGAIRHTAVIPIAGDQVTNDIAVALRTPTQHAEEIKIKYACALTQLASADETIEVPSVGERPVRRLARQTLAEVVEPRYEELFTLIQAELRRSGFEDLCAAGIVLTGGSSKMEGTVELAEEIFHMPVRQGLPQYVSGLVDVVRNPIYSTGVGLLLFGYQNRALREAETRMGGGFTTVLRRMKSWFQGNF; encoded by the coding sequence ATGTCTAAGAAAACAGAAAAAAACCTGATCGTCGGACTCGATATCGGCACCTCCAAGGTGGTTGCGATTGTCGGTGAGGTTACCCCGGAGAATGATATCGAAATTATCGGGCTGGGTTCGCATCCGTCCCGCGGTCTGAAAAAGGGTGTGGTGGTGAATATTGAATCCACGGTGCAGTCGATCCAGCGCGCGGTGGAGGAAGCGGAACTGATGGCCGGTTGTCAGATCCACTCGGTCTATGCCGGAATCGCCGGCAGCCATATCCGCAGCCTTAACTCGCACGGCATCGTGGCGATCCGGGACAAGGAAGTGACCCAGTACGATGTCGAACGGGTGATCGATGCGGCGCGGGCGGTCGCGATACCGGCCGATCAAAAGGTGCTGCACATTATGCCGCAGGAATTCATTATCGACGATCAGGAAAGCATCCGTGAGCCGATCGGCATGTCCGGCGTGCGCCTGGAAGCCAAGGTACACATGGTGACCGGTGCGGTGAGTGCTGCGCAGAACATTATCAAGTGCGTCCGTCGCTGCGGACTGGAAGTGGACGACATCATTCTCGAGCAGCTGGCGTCCAGCCATTCGGTATTGACCGAGGACGAAAAGGAACTGGGGGTCTGCCTGGTGGATGTCGGCGGCGGCACCACCGACATTGCTGTGTTCACCGAGGGGGCGATTCGCCACACCGCGGTGATTCCCATCGCCGGCGATCAGGTGACCAATGATATTGCCGTGGCTCTGCGCACGCCGACCCAGCATGCCGAGGAGATCAAAATCAAATACGCCTGTGCGCTGACCCAGCTGGCCAGCGCCGATGAAACCATTGAAGTGCCCAGTGTCGGTGAACGACCGGTAAGACGTCTTGCCCGCCAGACCCTGGCCGAGGTGGTCGAGCCGCGTTACGAAGAGCTGTTCACGCTGATTCAGGCCGAGTTGCGTCGCAGCGGATTCGAGGATCTGTGTGCCGCCGGCATCGTACTGACCGGGGGCAGTTCCAAGATGGAAGGCACGGTGGAACTGGCCGAGGAGATCTTCCACATGCCGGTGCGCCAGGGCCTGCCGCAATATGTCAGCGGGCTGGTGGATGTGGTGCGTAATCCCATTTATTCCACCGGGGTCGGGTTACTGCTGTTCGGTTATCAGAATCGTGCCTTGCGTGAAGCGGAAACACGCATGGGCGGTGGTTTTACAACCGTCTTGCGACGGATGAAGAGCTGGTTTCAGGGAAATTTCTAA
- a CDS encoding cell division protein FtsQ/DivIB codes for MSARANQAVLMQGGELFKFRPGRLLLILSVILSGVLLYWGIQSLVNPLNVPVDKIRVQGSFVNVTEAMLNPLSKSLSGVGYFDINVAAVQQQVESLPWIKHATVRRIWPDTLAIHFIEQQPLAVWAAGGLLNRNGDIFKPAASTFPPDLPVFQGPEKLSGKMRDAHQRFSGLLAPLGMQIVKLKLDQRQAWRISLDNGIHLKLGREHEFERLARFVRVYPRLSSLDKGRVTRIDLRYTNGMAVAWEQNRT; via the coding sequence ATGTCGGCGCGGGCTAACCAGGCAGTACTTATGCAAGGCGGGGAGCTTTTCAAATTTCGCCCCGGGCGACTGTTGCTGATTCTGTCGGTGATATTGTCGGGGGTATTGCTGTACTGGGGTATCCAGAGCCTGGTTAATCCGCTGAACGTACCGGTGGATAAAATTCGCGTGCAGGGGAGCTTTGTCAATGTAACCGAGGCCATGCTCAATCCGCTTTCGAAAAGTTTATCCGGTGTCGGTTATTTCGATATCAATGTGGCCGCCGTGCAGCAACAGGTCGAGAGTCTGCCCTGGATTAAACATGCGACCGTGCGACGCATCTGGCCCGATACGCTGGCAATCCATTTTATTGAACAACAACCCCTGGCTGTCTGGGCGGCTGGCGGGTTGCTAAACCGGAACGGCGACATATTCAAACCGGCTGCATCAACCTTTCCCCCGGATCTTCCGGTTTTCCAGGGGCCGGAAAAATTGAGCGGCAAAATGCGGGATGCCCATCAACGTTTTTCCGGATTGTTGGCACCACTGGGAATGCAGATTGTGAAATTGAAACTGGATCAACGCCAGGCGTGGCGAATCAGCCTGGATAACGGCATTCACCTGAAACTGGGGCGTGAACATGAATTTGAACGTCTGGCGCGCTTCGTCCGGGTTTACCCCCGGCTTAGTTCGCTGGACAAAGGTCGCGTGACACGGATTGATTTGCGCTACACCAACGGCATGGCGGTGGCATGGGAACAGAACAGGACATGA
- a CDS encoding D-alanine--D-alanine ligase encodes MSVTEDNKTIEPRAFGKVAVLMGGWSAERAVSLRSGQAVLDALLRSGVDAQGIDVNKETVLQTLEAGNYDRAFIVLHGPGGEDGRIQAVLEVMDIPYTGSDVLSSALAMDKLRSKMILEAAGLPTPDYMVLDDDTDPEYVVASLGLPLMVKPALEGSSIGMTRVNEPQQMRDAYTTAAQFPGAVIAERWIEGGEYTVTILGEQTLPVIKLETPNEFYDYEAKYQSDQTRYLCPCGLDPEQEGQLQRLALAAFKAVGARGWGRVDILCSEDGKPWVIELNTVPGMTDHSLVPMAARAIGMDFDQLVYAILAQTLEGHNGDHQHGGGHVGAG; translated from the coding sequence ATGAGCGTGACTGAGGACAACAAAACTATCGAGCCGCGGGCCTTTGGCAAGGTCGCGGTATTGATGGGTGGCTGGTCCGCCGAACGGGCGGTCTCGTTGCGCAGCGGTCAGGCGGTACTGGATGCCCTGTTGCGCAGTGGTGTCGATGCGCAGGGTATTGACGTTAATAAAGAGACTGTCCTGCAGACGCTGGAAGCGGGTAATTACGATCGCGCCTTTATTGTCTTGCATGGTCCCGGCGGTGAGGATGGTCGAATCCAGGCGGTCCTTGAGGTGATGGATATCCCCTATACCGGCAGCGACGTGCTCTCCTCGGCACTGGCCATGGACAAATTGCGCAGCAAGATGATTCTCGAGGCCGCCGGGTTGCCGACGCCGGATTACATGGTGCTGGATGACGATACCGATCCGGAGTATGTGGTCGCCAGTCTGGGCTTGCCGCTGATGGTCAAACCGGCGCTGGAAGGATCAAGTATCGGCATGACCCGGGTTAATGAGCCGCAGCAGATGCGTGACGCTTATACGACGGCCGCGCAATTTCCCGGCGCGGTCATTGCCGAACGCTGGATCGAGGGCGGCGAATATACCGTGACCATACTGGGCGAACAGACGTTGCCGGTGATTAAACTCGAAACCCCGAATGAGTTTTATGACTACGAGGCCAAATACCAGTCGGATCAGACCCGTTATTTATGTCCCTGCGGACTGGATCCCGAACAGGAAGGTCAATTGCAGCGTTTGGCTCTGGCGGCTTTCAAGGCGGTGGGAGCGCGTGGCTGGGGACGGGTTGACATTCTTTGCTCGGAAGACGGCAAGCCCTGGGTAATTGAACTGAATACCGTGCCGGGCATGACCGATCACTCCCTGGTTCCCATGGCGGCCAGAGCTATTGGTATGGACTTCGATCAGCTGGTTTACGCAATTCTTGCCCAGACACTGGAAGGCCATAACGGCGACCATCAGCATGGAGGTGGCCATGTCGGCGCGGGCTAA
- a CDS encoding M23 family metallopeptidase, whose protein sequence is MNIVVLRRKKGCSGLWTLSKHRLISLVLSTAIVMPAAFMGVGYYLGVAHMKANPDDLNLALQSELDAQRLRIEEVTRNAQDSMDALALRLGNLQSHVVRLDALGQRLTQMANLDGGEFNFEQAPAQGGPVSSSEQLSADSINVPDFIESLEELSSKIDDRSQQLGVLEEMIMTRNLQAEVVPAGRPIKRGWLSSYYGMRTDPFNGRRTHHSGIDFAGKEGSEVVAVAAGVVTYSGKRSGYGRLVEVNHGKGYVTRYGHNKENLVEVGDTIKKGQVIAKMGSSGRSTGPHVHLEVLLNGRTVDPKKYIMASN, encoded by the coding sequence ATGAATATCGTTGTTCTGAGACGGAAAAAAGGCTGTTCGGGGTTGTGGACCCTGAGTAAACATCGCCTGATCAGCCTTGTTCTGAGCACTGCCATTGTGATGCCGGCGGCGTTCATGGGTGTGGGCTATTATCTGGGCGTCGCGCATATGAAAGCGAACCCGGACGATCTGAACCTGGCCCTGCAATCGGAACTCGATGCCCAGCGCTTGCGAATCGAGGAAGTGACCCGCAACGCGCAGGACAGCATGGACGCGCTGGCACTGCGTCTGGGCAATCTGCAGTCCCATGTGGTCAGGCTGGATGCGCTGGGACAGCGCCTGACCCAGATGGCCAATCTGGATGGCGGCGAATTCAATTTCGAGCAGGCTCCGGCCCAGGGCGGGCCTGTATCAAGCAGCGAACAGCTGTCCGCTGATTCGATCAATGTGCCGGATTTCATTGAATCGCTGGAAGAACTGTCTTCGAAAATCGACGACCGCAGCCAGCAGCTCGGTGTACTGGAAGAGATGATCATGACCCGCAACCTGCAGGCCGAAGTGGTCCCGGCAGGGCGGCCTATCAAACGCGGCTGGCTGTCGTCCTATTACGGTATGCGCACCGATCCCTTCAATGGCCGACGCACCCATCATTCGGGTATCGATTTCGCCGGCAAGGAAGGCTCCGAGGTGGTGGCCGTGGCGGCCGGGGTGGTCACCTATTCCGGCAAGCGCTCCGGCTACGGCCGACTGGTCGAGGTGAACCACGGCAAGGGCTATGTGACCCGTTACGGGCACAACAAGGAAAACCTGGTGGAAGTCGGTGACACCATCAAAAAGGGCCAGGTGATTGCCAAAATGGGCAGTTCGGGGCGTTCTACCGGTCCGCACGTTCACCTGGAAGTGTTGCTCAACGGCCGTACTGTCGATCCCAAAAAATACATCATGGCCAGCAATTAA
- the murB gene encoding UDP-N-acetylmuramate dehydrogenase, producing the protein MMQMDTIETGTMQLRGEMKQLEPMSRHTSWRVGGVAEHFYRPADVADLQQLLQQLPARESLFWLGLGSNLLVRDGGIRGTVICTSGVLNGIEWLEDNRVYVEVGVASPQVARQTARRGLHGAEFLCGIPGTFGGALAMNAGAMGGETWNIVESVKMIDRQGNLRLRQADKFETSYRHVRGRVDEWFVGATLQLEAGDASQSLQQIKQHLARRGATQPTSQPNAGSVFRNPPGDYAARLIEQCGLKSTCVGGACVSEKHANFIINTGTATARDIELLIERVADEVQQASGIKLVREVQIVGEPHERD; encoded by the coding sequence ATGATGCAGATGGACACAATAGAGACCGGGACCATGCAACTGCGGGGCGAAATGAAACAGCTTGAACCGATGAGCCGCCATACATCCTGGCGCGTGGGCGGCGTGGCCGAGCATTTCTATCGGCCGGCGGATGTCGCCGATCTGCAGCAGTTGTTGCAGCAGTTGCCGGCCCGGGAATCGCTGTTCTGGCTGGGGCTGGGCAGTAATTTGCTGGTGCGTGATGGCGGTATTCGCGGCACGGTGATCTGTACCAGTGGTGTGCTCAACGGTATCGAGTGGCTGGAAGATAACCGGGTGTATGTGGAAGTTGGTGTGGCCTCCCCGCAGGTGGCCCGACAAACGGCCCGGCGGGGATTGCACGGCGCCGAATTTCTCTGCGGTATTCCCGGCACCTTTGGCGGGGCTCTGGCCATGAATGCCGGTGCCATGGGCGGGGAAACCTGGAACATCGTTGAATCGGTGAAGATGATCGATCGCCAGGGCAATCTGAGGCTCCGTCAGGCTGATAAATTCGAGACAAGTTATCGTCATGTTCGCGGCCGAGTGGATGAGTGGTTCGTCGGTGCCACGTTGCAGCTTGAAGCCGGCGATGCCAGCCAGAGCTTGCAACAGATTAAACAGCATCTGGCCCGGCGCGGCGCGACGCAGCCGACCAGTCAGCCCAATGCGGGATCGGTGTTCCGCAATCCGCCGGGGGATTATGCGGCCCGCCTGATCGAACAGTGCGGCTTGAAAAGCACCTGCGTCGGCGGGGCCTGCGTGTCGGAAAAACACGCCAATTTTATTATCAATACCGGGACGGCCACGGCCCGGGATATTGAACTGTTGATTGAACGGGTTGCCGATGAAGTGCAACAGGCAAGCGGCATCAAACTTGTCAGGGAAGTGCAGATTGTCGGAGAACCGCATGAGCGTGACTGA
- the lpxC gene encoding UDP-3-O-acyl-N-acetylglucosamine deacetylase, producing MINQRTLKNVIRATGVGLHTGEKVYLTLRPAAADTGIIFRRVDLPEPVEIPAVPENVGDTTLSTTLIKDGIRVSTVEHLLSALAGLGIDNAYIDLNAPEVPIMDGSAGPFVFLVQSAGIQEQKAPKRFIRIKKPIVIEEDDKWVRFEPFEGFKVSFTIDFDHPVFKDQNQTAMIDFSTTSFVKEVSRARTFGFMSQIENLRAHNLALGGSLDNAVVVDEYRVLNEDGLRYVDEFVKHKILDSIGDLYLLGHSLIGAFSGHKSGHALNNRLLRELLANKEAWEEVTFEDPAKAPISFVQPVQVT from the coding sequence GTGATTAACCAGCGTACACTGAAAAATGTCATTCGCGCCACCGGCGTGGGTCTGCACACCGGTGAAAAAGTCTACCTCACCCTTCGACCAGCTGCAGCGGATACGGGCATTATTTTCAGACGCGTGGACTTGCCGGAACCGGTTGAAATCCCGGCCGTTCCCGAGAATGTCGGGGATACGACCCTGTCTACCACCCTGATCAAGGACGGCATTCGGGTCTCCACCGTGGAGCACCTGCTGTCGGCTCTGGCCGGGCTGGGCATCGACAACGCCTATATTGATCTGAATGCGCCGGAAGTACCGATTATGGACGGCAGTGCCGGCCCCTTTGTGTTTCTGGTGCAATCGGCTGGCATTCAGGAGCAAAAGGCACCAAAACGGTTCATCCGGATTAAAAAGCCGATCGTGATTGAAGAAGACGATAAATGGGTGCGCTTTGAACCGTTCGAGGGGTTCAAAGTGTCGTTCACCATTGATTTTGACCACCCGGTGTTCAAGGATCAAAATCAGACTGCGATGATCGATTTTTCCACTACCTCCTTCGTCAAGGAGGTCAGCCGGGCCCGGACCTTCGGTTTCATGAGCCAGATTGAGAACCTGCGGGCCCATAATCTGGCGCTGGGCGGCAGCCTCGACAATGCAGTTGTCGTGGATGAATACCGGGTACTGAATGAGGACGGTCTGCGCTATGTGGACGAATTCGTCAAACACAAGATTCTGGATTCCATCGGCGATCTCTATTTGCTGGGACACAGCCTGATCGGTGCCTTCAGCGGCCACAAATCCGGCCATGCCCTGAACAACCGCCTGTTGCGCGAGTTGCTGGCCAACAAAGAAGCCTGGGAAGAGGTAACTTTCGAGGATCCGGCCAAGGCGCCCATCTCCTTTGTCCAGCCGGTTCAGGTCACCTGA
- a CDS encoding DUF721 domain-containing protein, translated as MNTPRPLYKLLHGEKTRLADLVTTTRQLRRLNQHLLAVLAAPLTDHCQVARYDTEQLIIQVDSPVWASRLRYYVPTLLQELKQNIPDLQGLKSIKIHVAPATPTPVEKPPDKREITPAASRNIQAMAEAIDDPVLREALQRLSRPRRTGDK; from the coding sequence ATGAATACTCCCAGACCATTGTACAAGCTCCTGCACGGAGAAAAGACCCGGCTTGCGGACCTGGTCACAACCACCCGCCAGTTGCGGCGACTCAATCAGCATCTGTTAGCGGTGCTCGCTGCGCCGCTGACGGATCATTGCCAGGTGGCCCGCTATGATACCGAACAACTGATTATCCAGGTGGACTCACCGGTCTGGGCGTCGCGTTTGCGTTATTACGTTCCCACCCTGCTGCAAGAGCTTAAGCAAAATATCCCTGATTTACAAGGACTTAAATCCATAAAAATCCATGTCGCCCCGGCCACGCCGACGCCGGTCGAAAAGCCCCCGGACAAACGCGAGATTACCCCCGCCGCCAGCCGAAATATCCAGGCCATGGCCGAGGCCATTGACGATCCCGTCCTGCGCGAGGCCCTGCAACGATTAAGTCGGCCCCGTCGGACCGGGGATAAATAA
- the murC gene encoding UDP-N-acetylmuramate--L-alanine ligase → MAKQLRRFTDLPSGQGEPGMGRINCIHFVGIGGVGMGGIAEVLINLGYEVTGSDIHENAVTRHLAQLGATIIQGHAAENIRNCDVVVISSAIVADNPEVRAAHQQRIPVVPRAEMLAELMRFRYGIAVAGTHGKTTTTSLIASVLAEGGVDPTFVIGGRLNSAGTHARLGSGRYLVAEADESDASFMHLQPMMAIVTNIDADHMETYGGDFEKLRQTFVEFLHHLPFYGLAVVCIDDEEIRDLMPHISRPMITYGLNEDADVRAVDITQVANQTHFTIVQRDSGEHFDVTLNMPGHHNVLNALAAIAVAHEIGIENQHIARALDNFQGIGRRFQIYGEYELAQGRVIHVDDYGHHPREVEATIQAIRAGWPERRLVVVFQPHRYTRTRDLFEDFTRVLSEVDALVLLEVYPAGETPINGADGRSLTRAIRTRGQVEPIFVEELDELPAVLNGVLQDRDIVLTLGAGNIGAAAARLEQQLSGQ, encoded by the coding sequence ATGGCTAAACAGCTGAGACGCTTCACCGATCTGCCCTCCGGTCAGGGTGAACCGGGTATGGGGCGGATTAACTGTATTCATTTTGTCGGCATCGGTGGTGTCGGCATGGGCGGGATCGCCGAAGTACTCATCAATCTCGGTTACGAGGTTACCGGTTCGGATATTCATGAAAATGCCGTGACCCGTCATCTGGCCCAACTGGGGGCAACTATTATTCAGGGACATGCCGCGGAAAATATCCGCAACTGCGATGTGGTGGTGATCTCCAGCGCGATTGTTGCGGATAACCCGGAGGTCAGGGCCGCGCACCAGCAGCGTATTCCGGTGGTACCGCGCGCAGAGATGCTCGCCGAACTGATGCGCTTTCGTTACGGCATTGCCGTAGCCGGAACCCACGGCAAAACCACGACAACCAGCCTGATTGCCAGCGTCCTGGCCGAAGGCGGCGTGGACCCGACATTTGTGATTGGCGGGCGTCTCAACAGTGCCGGTACCCATGCACGTCTGGGCAGCGGGCGCTATCTGGTGGCGGAAGCCGATGAAAGCGATGCCTCGTTTATGCATCTGCAACCGATGATGGCCATCGTAACCAATATCGATGCGGATCATATGGAAACCTACGGCGGGGATTTTGAAAAACTGCGCCAGACCTTTGTCGAGTTTCTGCATCACCTGCCGTTTTACGGCCTGGCGGTGGTATGTATTGATGACGAGGAAATTCGCGATCTGATGCCGCACATCAGTCGGCCCATGATTACCTATGGGCTGAACGAGGACGCGGATGTGCGCGCGGTCGATATTACCCAGGTGGCAAACCAGACTCATTTTACAATTGTACAGCGCGATTCAGGTGAACATTTTGATGTCACGTTGAATATGCCGGGACATCACAATGTTCTGAATGCGCTGGCGGCGATCGCGGTCGCGCATGAGATCGGCATCGAAAACCAGCATATTGCCCGGGCGCTGGATAATTTCCAGGGGATCGGCCGCCGTTTCCAGATCTATGGGGAGTATGAACTTGCCCAGGGGCGGGTGATTCATGTTGATGATTACGGTCATCATCCGCGCGAAGTGGAAGCAACCATTCAGGCGATCCGCGCCGGCTGGCCCGAACGGCGCCTGGTCGTCGTATTTCAACCGCACCGCTATACCCGTACCCGGGACCTGTTTGAAGACTTTACCCGGGTACTGTCGGAAGTGGATGCCCTGGTCTTGCTGGAAGTGTATCCCGCCGGTGAGACACCCATTAACGGGGCCGACGGACGCTCATTGACCCGCGCCATTCGGACGCGGGGCCAGGTTGAACCGATTTTTGTCGAAGAGCTGGATGAGTTGCCGGCGGTGTTGAACGGGGTATTACAGGACAGGGATATTGTACTGACACTCGGGGCCGGGAACATTGGCGCCGCGGCGGCCCGACTCGAGCAGCAGTTGAGCGGGCAGTAA
- the ftsZ gene encoding cell division protein FtsZ: protein MFELMDTYSQNAVIKVIGVGGGGGNAVEHMVVQSIEGVDFICANTDAQAMKNSSAKTLLQLGGGVTKGLGAGANPETGRNAAMEDRERIQEVLEGADMVFITAGMGGGTGTGGAPIVAQIARDMGILTVAVVTKPFPFEGKKRMEVAMAGMDELKQYVDSLITIPNEKLLSVLGKNISLLDAFKAANDVLLGAVQGIAELITRPGLINVDFADVRTVMSEMGMAMMGSGRASGEDRAREAAEAAIASPLLEDVNLAGARGILVNVTAGMDMSIGEFEEVGNTVKQFASENATVVVGTVIDPAMSGELRVTVVATGLGNELKQGDKPKLVVNKKSDGEVDYNQLDRPTVMRNKGAAEGKGSRQGDGDMEYLDIPAFLRRQAD from the coding sequence ATGTTTGAACTAATGGATACTTACAGTCAGAACGCCGTGATAAAAGTGATCGGTGTAGGTGGCGGTGGTGGTAATGCCGTCGAACACATGGTGGTCCAGAGTATCGAAGGGGTGGATTTCATCTGCGCCAATACCGATGCCCAGGCCATGAAAAACAGCTCTGCCAAGACCCTGTTGCAACTGGGTGGCGGTGTCACCAAGGGACTCGGGGCCGGGGCCAATCCGGAAACCGGACGTAATGCGGCGATGGAAGATCGTGAACGCATCCAGGAAGTGCTGGAAGGCGCCGACATGGTCTTTATCACCGCCGGCATGGGTGGCGGAACCGGCACCGGCGGTGCGCCGATCGTGGCGCAGATTGCCCGCGACATGGGCATTCTCACCGTGGCGGTGGTCACCAAGCCGTTTCCCTTTGAAGGCAAAAAGCGCATGGAAGTGGCCATGGCCGGGATGGATGAGCTCAAGCAGTACGTCGATTCGCTCATCACCATTCCCAATGAAAAACTGCTCAGCGTGCTGGGCAAGAACATCAGCCTGCTGGATGCCTTCAAGGCGGCCAACGATGTGTTGCTTGGCGCGGTGCAGGGCATTGCCGAGCTGATCACCCGTCCGGGTCTGATCAACGTCGACTTTGCCGATGTGCGAACCGTCATGTCCGAAATGGGCATGGCCATGATGGGTTCCGGTCGGGCCTCCGGTGAAGATCGGGCCCGCGAAGCGGCCGAAGCGGCGATTGCCAGTCCCTTGCTGGAAGACGTCAACCTGGCCGGGGCACGCGGGATTCTGGTCAACGTGACCGCCGGGATGGACATGTCCATCGGTGAGTTCGAAGAGGTGGGTAACACGGTCAAGCAGTTTGCCTCCGAGAACGCCACGGTCGTGGTGGGAACCGTGATTGATCCGGCGATGTCCGGCGAGCTGCGGGTTACCGTGGTGGCAACCGGTCTGGGCAACGAGTTGAAACAGGGCGACAAGCCGAAACTGGTGGTCAACAAGAAAAGCGATGGCGAGGTGGATTACAATCAGCTGGATCGCCCGACGGTCATGCGCAACAAGGGGGCGGCCGAAGGCAAAGGCTCTCGCCAGGGTGACGGGGATATGGAGTATCTGGATATTCCGGCGTTCCTGCGGCGTCAGGCGGACTGA